The following are encoded in a window of Cucurbita pepo subsp. pepo cultivar mu-cu-16 chromosome LG12, ASM280686v2, whole genome shotgun sequence genomic DNA:
- the LOC111807689 gene encoding PX domain-containing protein EREX-like isoform X1, with protein MNLYAHDLSVLDYNFGFSEPYGEPFSRHTVPSAISSTAFLNEDDDVYRPSWAVRNNREMPGGSPPNRRHDGSSPLPLGMDWSPPPQKWDGQGTVWPHDPPTGWSYCVTIPSWTTIPKSNGSEPVVFYTVQVGLQSPEGNSSTREISRRFNEFLELFYELKKVLPKKQLPPAPPKKVLRIKNSAFYDERKSSLEEWMEKMLSDIDVSRSVPVANFLELEAAVRSFFSDVNHQISEKVSSNITLTSSTISIAAASSVASSPHDDACYVEPELVAPRHGDNEGVELEIDKPALEKARTDMESLVVRSNQEVSEKQFLATKDEQVPTESTMMSILEENKVLMQELDASREQLQYLQKRYEEFVIKSKSDIELFVKEIKSLRGAQIDLKQECSQLMEEKSGLERLLQTEKHRMEQADIANQKLLHDYEFLQCRLQDSSVDFFVEEEDKLILESASTADDAIELLATSDNLISLLLAEAKLLARDAEADGMAGSATPNGTDEGEGDKVLRNVLANMFVENARLRMQVNSVIRCALSAKGITEKDEDESVQEELLF; from the exons ATGAATCTTTACGCTCACGACCTGTCTGTGTTGGATTATAATTTTGGCTTCTCCGAACCGTACGGCGAGCCCTTCTCTCGCCATACCGTTCCCTCCGCTATTTCTTCAACTGCCTTCCTCAATGAAGACGACGACGTTTACCGTCCTAGCTGGGCTGTAAGGAATAATCGCGAAATGCCCGGCGGCAGTCCCCCCAATCGCCGGCATGACGGATCGTCGCCTCTTCCACTGGGAATGGACTGGAGTCCCCCTCCTCAGAAATGG gatggACAGGGTACGGTGTGGCCTCACGATCCGCCCACTGGATGGAGTTACTGTGTCACAATTCCTTCATGGACTACAATTCCGAAATCAAATGGTTCAGAACCTGTGGTG TTTTACACGGTTCAAGTTGGATTGCAATCTCCAGAAGGTAACTCTTCTACAAGAGAAATATCAAGAAGATTTAACGAGTTTCTAGAGCTATTTTACGAG CTCAAAAAAGTATTGCCTAAGAAACAATTGCCTCCAGCTCCCCCAAAAAAGgttttgagaataaaaaacaGCGCGTTTTATGATGAG CGGAAGTCTTCCTTGGAGGAATGGATGGAAAAGATGCTGTCAGACATCGACGTATCAAGAAGTGTTCCAGTGGCAAATTTTCTTGAACTCGAAGCTGCCGTGAGATCAT ttttcagTGATGTTAATCACCAGATATCGGAGAAGGTTTCTTCAAATATTACGCTAACAAGCTCAACTATTTCTATTGCTGCTGCTTCTTCTGTTGCCTCCAGTCCACATGATGATGCGTGTTATGTGGAACCTGAACTTGTAGCTCCAAGGCATGGAGATAACGAGGGCGTAGAATTGGAAATCGATAAACCTGCGCTGGAAAAAGCTCGAACGGACATGGAAAGTCTTGTAGTAAGATCGAACCAAGAAGTGTCTGAGAAACAATTCCTTGCAACAAAG GATGAACAAGTGCCCACAGAATCAACAATGATGTCAATTTTAGAGGAGAACAAAGTTTTGATGCAAGAGTTGGATGCTTCAAGAGAACAGCTCCAATACTTGCAAAAACGATATGAAGAGTTTGtgataaaatcaaaatccGACATCGAGTTGTTtgtcaaagaaattaaatctCTTCGAGGTGCTCAGATAGACTTGAAGCAGGAGTGCAGCCAATTGATGGAAGAGAAATCAGGATTAGAG AGGCTACTTCAAACTGAAAAACATAGAATGGAGCAAGCTGATATTGCTAATCAAAAGCTTCTGCACGATTACGAATTTCTTCAATGCCGCCTTCAAGACTCCAGTGTCGACTTTTTCGTCGAGGAGGAAGATAAACTAATTCTCGAATCTGCATCGACAGCTGATGATGCTATAGAACTGTTGGCAACATCTGATAATCTCATTAGCCTTCTTTTAGCAGAG GCAAAGCTGCTCGCACGTGATGCCGAAGCCGATGGCATGGCTGGATCAGCTACTCCAAATGGAACTGATGAAGGGGAAGGTGACAAAGTATTAAGGAACGTACTAGCGAACATGTTCGTCGAAAACGCCCGATTAAGGATGCAGGTGAACTCTGTCATCCGTTGTGCTCTAAGTGCAAAAGGGATCACTgagaaagatgaagatgaatcTGTCCAGGAAGAACTGTTGTTCTAA
- the LOC111807689 gene encoding PX domain-containing protein EREX-like isoform X2, with protein sequence MFLYKKKDGQGTVWPHDPPTGWSYCVTIPSWTTIPKSNGSEPVVFYTVQVGLQSPEGNSSTREISRRFNEFLELFYELKKVLPKKQLPPAPPKKVLRIKNSAFYDERKSSLEEWMEKMLSDIDVSRSVPVANFLELEAAVRSFFSDVNHQISEKVSSNITLTSSTISIAAASSVASSPHDDACYVEPELVAPRHGDNEGVELEIDKPALEKARTDMESLVVRSNQEVSEKQFLATKDEQVPTESTMMSILEENKVLMQELDASREQLQYLQKRYEEFVIKSKSDIELFVKEIKSLRGAQIDLKQECSQLMEEKSGLERLLQTEKHRMEQADIANQKLLHDYEFLQCRLQDSSVDFFVEEEDKLILESASTADDAIELLATSDNLISLLLAEAKLLARDAEADGMAGSATPNGTDEGEGDKVLRNVLANMFVENARLRMQVNSVIRCALSAKGITEKDEDESVQEELLF encoded by the exons AtgtttctttataaaaaaaaggatggACAGGGTACGGTGTGGCCTCACGATCCGCCCACTGGATGGAGTTACTGTGTCACAATTCCTTCATGGACTACAATTCCGAAATCAAATGGTTCAGAACCTGTGGTG TTTTACACGGTTCAAGTTGGATTGCAATCTCCAGAAGGTAACTCTTCTACAAGAGAAATATCAAGAAGATTTAACGAGTTTCTAGAGCTATTTTACGAG CTCAAAAAAGTATTGCCTAAGAAACAATTGCCTCCAGCTCCCCCAAAAAAGgttttgagaataaaaaacaGCGCGTTTTATGATGAG CGGAAGTCTTCCTTGGAGGAATGGATGGAAAAGATGCTGTCAGACATCGACGTATCAAGAAGTGTTCCAGTGGCAAATTTTCTTGAACTCGAAGCTGCCGTGAGATCAT ttttcagTGATGTTAATCACCAGATATCGGAGAAGGTTTCTTCAAATATTACGCTAACAAGCTCAACTATTTCTATTGCTGCTGCTTCTTCTGTTGCCTCCAGTCCACATGATGATGCGTGTTATGTGGAACCTGAACTTGTAGCTCCAAGGCATGGAGATAACGAGGGCGTAGAATTGGAAATCGATAAACCTGCGCTGGAAAAAGCTCGAACGGACATGGAAAGTCTTGTAGTAAGATCGAACCAAGAAGTGTCTGAGAAACAATTCCTTGCAACAAAG GATGAACAAGTGCCCACAGAATCAACAATGATGTCAATTTTAGAGGAGAACAAAGTTTTGATGCAAGAGTTGGATGCTTCAAGAGAACAGCTCCAATACTTGCAAAAACGATATGAAGAGTTTGtgataaaatcaaaatccGACATCGAGTTGTTtgtcaaagaaattaaatctCTTCGAGGTGCTCAGATAGACTTGAAGCAGGAGTGCAGCCAATTGATGGAAGAGAAATCAGGATTAGAG AGGCTACTTCAAACTGAAAAACATAGAATGGAGCAAGCTGATATTGCTAATCAAAAGCTTCTGCACGATTACGAATTTCTTCAATGCCGCCTTCAAGACTCCAGTGTCGACTTTTTCGTCGAGGAGGAAGATAAACTAATTCTCGAATCTGCATCGACAGCTGATGATGCTATAGAACTGTTGGCAACATCTGATAATCTCATTAGCCTTCTTTTAGCAGAG GCAAAGCTGCTCGCACGTGATGCCGAAGCCGATGGCATGGCTGGATCAGCTACTCCAAATGGAACTGATGAAGGGGAAGGTGACAAAGTATTAAGGAACGTACTAGCGAACATGTTCGTCGAAAACGCCCGATTAAGGATGCAGGTGAACTCTGTCATCCGTTGTGCTCTAAGTGCAAAAGGGATCACTgagaaagatgaagatgaatcTGTCCAGGAAGAACTGTTGTTCTAA